A genomic stretch from Hoplias malabaricus isolate fHopMal1 chromosome 4, fHopMal1.hap1, whole genome shotgun sequence includes:
- the LOC136694618 gene encoding leucine-rich repeat neuronal protein 3: MKDIPFVDYFLLGFAMATLVLAIEERGRCPNLCECEIRPWFSPSSVYMEAPTVDCNDLGLFNLPLTLPADTQVILLQTNNIARIEKPLDYMPNITEIDLSQNNISSVRDINLGHLLQLLSLHMEENWICFLPDNALSQLLNLQELYLNHNLISFISPKAFHGLRSLLRLHLNSNRLQSINSEWFESLPNLEILMIGENPVLSIQDMNFKPLRNLRSLVLTRMNLTQIPDNALAGLDNLESISFYDNTFPEVPHGALRHLKNLKFLDLNKNPIGRILRGDFVDMLHLKELGINNMPELVSIDSFALNNLPELTKIEATNNPKLSYIHPKAFYKLPRLETLMLNGNALSALHRITVESLPNLREVSMHSNPIRCDCVIRWMNMNKTNIRFMEPDSLFCVEPPEYEGQHVRQVHFREMMEICLPLISPDSLPTQVAVDNGTSLSLHCRAFAEPEPDIYWVTPSGHRVLPNAVADKFYMHPEGTLDIYDITEGEAGLYTCVAHNLVGADLKSVSVEVNGFFPHPANGSLDVNIQSVQANSVLVSWKASHGSLAPNIKWYTLPTVDHPTVAFTARVPSDMRMYNLTHLNPATQYKVCVDIRSIHHKHNTKCVNVTTKGLEHVVEDLEKWDTAVIAIFGVLLTIISVACLLICMSLRNHHMYGELRRCPSKTALTSETGMQSPFTRLWVSGKGLPSAMEVKATVINVLDNAF, from the coding sequence ATGAAAGACATACCATTTGTGGATTATTTCCTACTGGGGTTTGCAATGGCTACACTTGTTCTTGCCATAGAGGAGAGAGGCAGGTGTCCTAATCTCTGTGAGTGTGAGATCAGGCCCTGGTTTTCCCCCAGCTCTGTTTATATGGAGGCCCCTACTGTTGACTGTAATGATTTGGGACTTTTTAACCTTCCTTTGACATTACCTGCAGATACACAAGTTATTTTACTTCAGACCAACAACATTGCCAGAATTGAGAAGCCTTTGGATTACATGCCCAATATCACTGAGATTGACCTTTCGCAAAATAACATATCCTCTGTAAGAGACATCAACCTTGGCCACCTCCTTCAGCTCTTGTCCCTGCACATGGAAGAAAACTGGATATGCTTTCTACCAGATAATGCCCTATCCCAACTCCTTAATCTTCAGGAGCTCTACCTAAACCACAACCTTATCTCGTTCATCTCACCTAAGGCCTTCCATGGCCTTCGCAGCTTGCTTAGACTGCACCTTAACTCAAATAGGCTCCAAAGTATAAACAGTGAGTGGTTTGAGTCCTTACCTAATCTCGAGATTCTGATGATTGGAGAGAACCCTGTGCTATCCATACAAGACATGAATTTTAAGCCCTTAAGAAATTTACGCAGTCTTGTTCTTACTAGGATGAACTTGACGCAGATTCCGGACAATGCGCTGGCAGGCCTTGACAATCTGGAGAGTATCTCATTCTATGACAATACTTTCCCTGAGGTTCCCCACGGTGCACTAAGGCATCTTAAGAATCTCAAGTTTTTGGACCTTAACAAAAATCCTATTGGGAGAATACTGAGGGGTGACTTTGTGGACATGCTTCATCTTAAAGAGCTAGGCATCAACAACATGCCAGAGTTGGTGTCCATTGACAGCTTTGCCCTTAACAACCTTCCAGAACTGACCAAAATCGAGGCCACCAATAACCCAAAACTGTCCTACATTCATCCAAAAGCCTTCTACAAGCTGCCAAGGCTGGAAACTCTTATGCTGAATGGTAATGCCCTCAGTGCCCTACACAGGATCACGGTGGAGTCTCTTCCCAATCTGCGAGAAGTCAGCATGCATTCCAACCCCATCCGTTGTGACTGTGTAATACGCTGGATGAATATGAATAAAACCAACATCCGCTTCATGGAACCTGACTCCCTATTTTGCGTCGAGCCCCCTGAGTATGAAGGTCAGCATGTACGGCAGGTTCATTTTAGGGAGATGATGGAGATTTGTCTGCCACTCATCTCTCCAGATAGTCTCCCTACTCAGGTCGCTGTGGATAATGGGACTTCGTTGTCCCTGCACTGTCGAGCCTTTGCTGAACCAGAGCCTGATATCTACTGGGTCACACCTTCTGGACACAGGGTCCTTCCCAATGCAGTGGCAGATAAGTTTTACATGCATCCTGAGGGGACACTCGATATTTATGACATTACAGAGGGAGAAGCTGGACTGTACACTTGTGTGGCACACAATCTTGTTGGTGCAGACTTAAAGTCTGTCTCTGTGGAAGTAAATGGATTCTTCCCACACCCTGCCAATGGCTCTCTAGATGTCAACATCCAGTCAGTGCAGGCCAACTCTGTCCTAGTGTCCTGGAAAGCATCTCACGGCAGCCTGGCACCAAACATCAAGTGGTACACATTGCCCACTGTTGACCATCCAACTGTGGCCTTCACAGCAAGGGTCCCATCTGATATGAGGATGTATAATCTAACACATCTCAATCCAGCCACACagtataaagtgtgtgtggacATCAGGAGCATCCACCATAAACACAACACCAAATGTGTCAATGTCACAACTAAAGGATTAGAGCATGTTGTTGAAGATTTAGAGAAGTGGGATACAGCTGTGATTGCCATCTTTGGTGTGCTCCTCACCATCATTTCAGTAGCTTGCTTGCTTATTTGCATGTCTTTAAGGAACCACCATATGTATGGGGAGTTAAGGAGATGCCCATCAAAAACAGCACTGACATCTGAGACTGGTATGCAGTCTCCTTTTACAAGGCTCTGGGTTTCTGGGAAAGGGCTGCCAAGTGCTATGGAAGTGAAAGCTACGGTCATAAATGTGTTGGACAATGCCTTCTAA